The Paenibacillus sp. FSL R7-0204 genome includes a region encoding these proteins:
- a CDS encoding cold-shock protein: MQTGTVKWFNADKGFGFIEVEGGSDVFVHFSAITGEGFKSLDEGQRVEFNVTQGARGPQAENVVKL, from the coding sequence ATGCAAACAGGTACAGTAAAATGGTTCAACGCAGACAAAGGTTTCGGTTTTATCGAGGTTGAAGGCGGAAGCGACGTATTCGTACACTTCTCCGCAATCACTGGCGAAGGCTTCAAGTCTTTGGACGAAGGCCAACGCGTTGAGTTCAACGTAACTCAAGGCGCTCGTGGACCACAGGCTGAGAACGTTGTAAAACTGTAA
- a CDS encoding cold-shock protein, which yields MYFRKKAVIDLPQEETAIWSCTKEECTGWIRDNFAFQHVPTCWQCNSPMTRSMKMLPTLVNKNLDAKATKKSVTIR from the coding sequence ATGTATTTTCGTAAAAAAGCGGTAATAGATCTTCCGCAGGAAGAGACGGCCATCTGGTCCTGCACCAAGGAAGAATGCACCGGATGGATACGCGACAACTTTGCCTTCCAACATGTGCCGACCTGCTGGCAATGCAATTCGCCTATGACCCGGAGCATGAAGATGCTGCCTACGCTCGTTAATAAGAACTTGGATGCGAAGGCTACCAAGAAGAGTGTGACTATCCGCTAA
- a CDS encoding cache domain-containing sensor histidine kinase, with amino-acid sequence MLQRFRELNTLRNQIFIGFLLVMLIIILVSGIFVYDRVSILLKNNAERHIQQTAVQANGRLDALTGQIDGLMEQVANHPTVQQLLLEELDGNEVSFNQRQSLLQIVSSYQAYMPSVGSLELYTTDYRLLFPIKEGSLESRINEQHISEANAQKGRLVWIGVDPHDEQSLLAIRQVSLMDRWFSRGGYLMARIQRSYFQLDDPFSGSDSGESVLLVNDEGQLLGSSGTPQEDLLPLLESVDQTVSFRGKEYVQVKLRSDKTSWTLLVLTPVSYVTKGLSVLRTVLLVSGGIGTLLFLIISFLLSTMITRPIIHLIRAMRKSRMGVLTPNSQKVSTMELRELNNTYNGMVANINDLIRVVYEKEVLQSRTELKALQAQINPHFLFNTLEAFNWSLEEKGEEELAGLVVMMSRLFRYIIGTPHNKDEWVTLSEEVEQIRRYLRIMEMRMGERLSWDIRLDPHEAAVPVPKLLIQPIVENAILHGVESRVGKGVIEVIISPSSRKGWTSVEVSDNGPGMDEATLLALRDALDGGPPVSAKGSGVGLVNVQRRLKLYYAEADMQTEGLIVESRRSEGTLIRFEIPSNGGDTYESGQ; translated from the coding sequence ATGCTTCAGAGGTTCAGAGAGCTCAACACACTGCGCAATCAGATATTCATCGGTTTTTTGCTGGTGATGCTCATTATTATTCTGGTTTCCGGGATATTTGTGTATGACCGTGTCTCTATTCTGCTCAAAAATAATGCCGAGCGGCATATCCAGCAGACGGCGGTTCAGGCCAACGGAAGGCTGGACGCGCTGACCGGCCAGATAGACGGTCTGATGGAGCAGGTGGCCAATCATCCTACCGTTCAGCAGCTGCTGCTGGAGGAGCTGGACGGCAATGAGGTGTCCTTCAATCAGCGCCAGTCGCTGCTGCAGATTGTCTCCAGCTATCAGGCGTACATGCCGAGCGTGGGCTCGCTGGAGCTATATACCACTGATTACAGGCTGCTGTTCCCGATTAAGGAAGGCAGCCTGGAGAGCAGAATTAACGAGCAGCACATCAGTGAGGCTAATGCCCAGAAGGGGCGGCTGGTCTGGATCGGTGTTGATCCGCATGATGAACAGAGCCTGCTGGCGATCCGCCAGGTCAGCCTGATGGACCGCTGGTTCTCGCGGGGAGGCTACCTGATGGCCCGCATCCAGCGCAGCTACTTCCAGCTCGACGATCCGTTCTCCGGCAGTGACAGCGGGGAGTCAGTGCTGCTTGTGAATGATGAAGGCCAGCTCCTCGGGAGCAGCGGAACACCGCAAGAGGATCTGCTGCCGCTGCTGGAGAGCGTGGATCAGACGGTCAGCTTCCGGGGCAAGGAGTATGTGCAGGTCAAGCTGCGCTCGGACAAGACCTCCTGGACGCTGCTAGTGCTGACGCCTGTCAGTTATGTGACCAAGGGACTATCCGTGCTGCGGACGGTACTGCTGGTGTCAGGCGGAATCGGAACCCTGCTGTTCCTGATTATATCCTTCCTGCTGTCGACAATGATTACCCGGCCGATCATTCACCTGATCCGGGCGATGCGCAAATCCCGCATGGGGGTGCTGACCCCCAATTCGCAGAAGGTATCGACCATGGAGCTGCGGGAGCTGAATAATACCTATAACGGTATGGTGGCTAATATTAATGATTTGATCAGGGTGGTCTATGAGAAGGAGGTCCTGCAGAGCCGGACTGAGCTGAAAGCCTTGCAGGCGCAGATCAATCCCCATTTCCTGTTCAATACGCTGGAGGCCTTCAACTGGTCGCTGGAGGAGAAGGGGGAGGAGGAGCTGGCCGGATTAGTGGTCATGATGTCCAGGCTGTTCCGCTACATTATCGGCACTCCCCATAACAAGGATGAATGGGTTACGCTGAGCGAAGAGGTCGAGCAGATCAGGCGGTATTTGCGGATTATGGAGATGCGGATGGGGGAACGCCTGTCCTGGGACATCAGGCTTGATCCGCATGAGGCTGCTGTACCGGTGCCCAAGCTGCTGATTCAGCCGATTGTTGAGAACGCGATTCTCCATGGAGTGGAGAGCCGCGTGGGCAAGGGCGTTATTGAAGTCATAATTAGCCCCTCTTCCCGCAAGGGGTGGACCTCAGTCGAAGTGTCGGACAACGGTCCGGGCATGGATGAGGCTACGCTGCTGGCGCTGCGCGATGCGCTGGATGGCGGGCCGCCGGTCTCTGCCAAGGGCAGCGGAGTGGGGCTGGTGAATGTGCAGCGGCGGTTGAAGCTGTACTACGCGGAAGCAGACATGCAGACGGAAGGCCTGATCGTGGAGAGCCGGCGGTCTGAGGGGACCTTAATAAGGTTTGAGATTCCAAGCAATGGAGGAGATACCTATGAGTCTGGGCAATAA